A stretch of the Helicoverpa zea isolate HzStark_Cry1AcR chromosome 15, ilHelZeax1.1, whole genome shotgun sequence genome encodes the following:
- the LOC124636765 gene encoding metaxin-1 isoform X1 encodes MANIELDIWRGEWGLASIDLECLKVLTYMKFIGVPVRVREANNPFFTPKGRLPVMKDGRNLLSNFEEVVEHLKSLHYSTDVHLNTKQAAEASAFTQYLREKLYPAYQYAWWVDEKNYCDLTRPTYAKALCIPFNFYYPSKYQNAAKEMIDALYGEHTDLREIERTLYSEAEKCLKTLSDRLGESEYFFGNRPSSFDATVFAYLAPLVKAPFPNATLANVVKGIANLSRFVARINQKNFRHVTDEYNRLNAKKQSTGTQSEREAANFPNQTRNKILAALFAAIAMTGYAVANGMFQRWASWSWQRTMLLNRFRIAKRHMDKITKLKAAKTTDESKPA; translated from the exons ATGGCTAATATAGAACTAGATATATGGCGAGGGGAATGGGGACTCGCCTCGATTGATTTAGAATGTTTAAAGGTttta ACCTATATGAAATTTATTGGAGTACCAGTACGAGTTCGAGAAGCGAACAATCCATTTTTTACGCCCAAAGGTCGTCTCCCTGTCATGAAGGACGGCCGCAACTTACTTTCAAATTTCGAGGAAGTTGTTGAGCATTTGAAATCTTTG CATTACAGCACAGATGTGCACCTAAACACAAAGCAAGCTGCAGAAGCCAGTGCATTCACACAATACTTGCGAGAGAAGCTATACCCAGCATACCAGTATGCCTGGTGGGTGGACGAGAAGAACTACTGTGACCTAACTAGACCAACGTATGCTAAAGCCCTGTGTATTCCCTTCAACTTCTACTACCCATCAAAGTATCAGAACGCAGCTAAAGAAATGATTGATGCTTTGTATGGGGAACACACAGATTTAAGGGAAATTGAAAGAACT TTGTACAGTGAAGCCGAGAAATGCCTTAAAACACTATCGGACAGATTAGGCGAGAGTGAATACTTCTTTGGTAACAGGCCATCATCTTTTGATGCAACAGTGTTTGCATACCTGGCACCACTAGTAAAGGCACCCTTCCCAAACGCAACACTCGCCAATGTAGTGAAAGGGATTGCAAATCTCTCCAGATTTGTGGCTAGAATCAACCAGAAGAATTTTAGACATGTTACAgatg AATACAACAGACTGAACGCCAAGAAGCAATCAACGGGTACCCAATCGGAGCGTGAGGCCGCCAACTTCCCGAACCAGACTCGCAACAAGATCCTAGCTGCCTTATTCGCGGCAATCGCCATGACAGGCTACGCCGTCGCCAACGGCATGTTCCAG CGCTGGGCATCCTGGAGTTGGCAGAGAACGATGCTGCTGAACCGCTTCCGCATCGCTAAGAGACATATGGACAAAATCACTAAATTAAAAGCCGCCAAAACTACCGACGAATCGAAACCTGCTTAA
- the LOC124636765 gene encoding metaxin-1 isoform X2: MANIELDIWRGEWGLASIDLECLKVLTYMKFIGVPVRVREANNPFFTPKGRLPVMKDGRNLLSNFEEVVEHLKSLHYSTDVHLNTKQAAEASAFTQYLREKLYPAYQYAWWVDEKNYCDLTRPTYAKALCIPFNFYYPSKYQNAAKEMIDALYGEHTDLREIERTLYSEAEKCLKTLSDRLGESEYFFGNRPSSFDATVFAYLAPLVKAPFPNATLANVVKGIANLSRFVARINQKNFRHVTDEYNRLNAKKQSTGTQSEREAANFPNQTRNKILAALFAAIAMTGYAVANGMFQDFKDYENSRDYNDMFENDEDDN; this comes from the exons ATGGCTAATATAGAACTAGATATATGGCGAGGGGAATGGGGACTCGCCTCGATTGATTTAGAATGTTTAAAGGTttta ACCTATATGAAATTTATTGGAGTACCAGTACGAGTTCGAGAAGCGAACAATCCATTTTTTACGCCCAAAGGTCGTCTCCCTGTCATGAAGGACGGCCGCAACTTACTTTCAAATTTCGAGGAAGTTGTTGAGCATTTGAAATCTTTG CATTACAGCACAGATGTGCACCTAAACACAAAGCAAGCTGCAGAAGCCAGTGCATTCACACAATACTTGCGAGAGAAGCTATACCCAGCATACCAGTATGCCTGGTGGGTGGACGAGAAGAACTACTGTGACCTAACTAGACCAACGTATGCTAAAGCCCTGTGTATTCCCTTCAACTTCTACTACCCATCAAAGTATCAGAACGCAGCTAAAGAAATGATTGATGCTTTGTATGGGGAACACACAGATTTAAGGGAAATTGAAAGAACT TTGTACAGTGAAGCCGAGAAATGCCTTAAAACACTATCGGACAGATTAGGCGAGAGTGAATACTTCTTTGGTAACAGGCCATCATCTTTTGATGCAACAGTGTTTGCATACCTGGCACCACTAGTAAAGGCACCCTTCCCAAACGCAACACTCGCCAATGTAGTGAAAGGGATTGCAAATCTCTCCAGATTTGTGGCTAGAATCAACCAGAAGAATTTTAGACATGTTACAgatg AATACAACAGACTGAACGCCAAGAAGCAATCAACGGGTACCCAATCGGAGCGTGAGGCCGCCAACTTCCCGAACCAGACTCGCAACAAGATCCTAGCTGCCTTATTCGCGGCAATCGCCATGACAGGCTACGCCGTCGCCAACGGCATGTTCCAG gACTTCAAAGATTACGAAAATTCGCGCGATTACAACGACATGTTTGAGAATGATGAAGATGACAACTGA
- the LOC124636766 gene encoding B-cell receptor-associated protein 31-like, producing MCKVYKFTLKTGRANIDNMSIQWTFIAGYLYFEVAVVIIMILPIFSPRRWNQFFHSRLFSMFREYAAVYFYVFIGVLCLFLFDAIREMKKYSHSNDAGAHAHLASEMKTSVKLFRAQRNFYITGFAIFLSFVIRRLVSMLIIQDELSKKAEKIIKEAEATVKLAKETVIANTLEGSAKNHEELVSQLEETRNLLKEEQSKAKNLEEEVNIWKSKYQEQVEAKNQ from the coding sequence ATGTGCAAAGTGTATAAATTTACCTTGAAAACCGGCCGGGCAAATATTGATAACATGTCTATTCAATGGACATTTATTGCTGGCTACCTCTATTTCGAGGTAGCTGTCGTCATTATCATGATTCTACCCATATTTAGTCCCAGGAGATGGAATCAGTTTTTCCATTCTCGATTATTTTCGATGTTTCGAGAATATGCTGCAGTATACTTTTACGTATTTATAGGagttttatgtttgtttctcTTTGATGCGATAAGGGAAATGAAGAAATATTCACACTCCAATGATGCTGGGGCTCACGCACATTTGGCAAGTGAAATGAAAACCAGTGTAAAACTATTTCGGGCACAGAGAAACTTCTACATAACTGGATTTGCTATTTTCCTATCGTTCGTTATTCGAAGGCTTGTTAGTATGCTCATAATTCAAGATGAATTGAGCAAGAAGGCTGAGAAGATAATCAAAGAGGCAGAAGCTACAGTAAAGCTTGCCAAGGAGACTGTGATAGCTAACACGCTAGAGGGTTCAGCCAAAAATCATGAAGAACTTGTGTCTCAACTGGAGGAAACTCGCAATTTGCTAAAAGAGGAGCAGTCCAAAGCAAAGAATTTAGAAGAAGAAGTAAATATTTGGAAATCAAAGTATCAAGAACAAGTTGAAgctaaaaatcaataa
- the LOC124636773 gene encoding myotubularin-related protein 10-B — MNEKKLVQNFKSYINVTPLSKGEKNGSLQEVKPKLLNGELVTGAAHSVVLLTPLSEWDRGRFGSLFVTNYKLSFVPLENSTNDEYCQRNFLLGAFDVPLTGVGAVWLTDGGPQRRRRLMPYGDMPGKVKGLQVICKNMKVLTFSFANSPIDNGRKIALALMHHAFPKRHDLLFAFEYREPYYPTLPSDMNMFQRPGDWKRELERCECPHWRITCINGTSDAFMLTAGETLIVPSSVLDYNLMESARHFRSGRVPIWVWGRPEGAALLRSGELLSTEQSATAESVLLEQVRRSHPKLTPPHVLYLCGNSFTNAGGPGILPPLSTLQTSYKKLVELCTPTTLGQFWLQDSQYYSILDASRWLRYVANCIAFADDAATHLANNVTVVLQEGDGVDYSSVVSCLTQLLVDPHFRTISGFQSLIQKEWIALGHPFCDRFGLPRPGNPKESTAKEVTSAQTAPVLLLYLDCVWQLLQQFPAHFQFTETYLTTLWDCAHNHIFDTFLFNCARDRELAVAKNFVQRPVWDWGEQFSEQDKALFYNPLYMGAKPTTTPSQRLSQSSLPNKSATELNRLEPCTSVAGMELWSQCYERWLAPLDSPQSGTIQYHVHNYTALKQIHQLNEKLTSLSILSSRHSNGEESSESQRKPVSRFYPFSVNRSDIVTGNLDAMQVSLIDASQLLDSQSLLNAPD, encoded by the exons GCGAGCTGGTGACAGGCGCGGCACACAGCGTGGTTCTGCTGACGCCGCTCAGCGAGTGGGACCGCGGCCGCTTCGGCTCGCTCTTCGTCACCAACTACAAGCTGTCCTTCGTGCCCTTGGAGAACTCAACCAATGAT GAGTACTGCCAACGGAACTTCTTGCTTGGCGCCTTCGACGTGCCGTTGACGGGCGTAGGTGCCGTATGGCTGACGGACGGCGGGCCGCAGCGACGGCGACGGCTGATGCCGTACGGTGACATGCCTGGCAAGGTGAAAGGACTTCAGGTCATATGCAAG AACATGAAGGTGCTAACATTCAGCTTCGCGAACTCGCCGATCGACAACGGCAGGAAAATCGCCCTCGCGCTCATGCACCACGCCTTCCCGAAGCGACACGACCTCCTCTTCGCATTCGAGTACAGAGAACCGTACTACCCCACTCTCCCTTCAGACATGAACATGTTCCAACGCCCCGGGGACTGGAAGAGGGAACTCGAACGATGTGAATGTCCTCATTGGAGGATAACCTGCATAAATGGGACCTCAGATGCCTTCATGCTGACAGCTGGGGAGACACTCATAGTACCCAGTTCGGTGTTAGATTATAATTTGATGGAGTCGGCGCGTCACTTCAGGTCGGGGAGAGTGCCTATATGGGTTTGGGGGAGGCCTGAAGGGGCGGCGTTATTGAGAAGTGGAGAGTTACTCAGTACTGAACAGTCGGCGACGGCGGAAAGCGTATTGTTGGAACAG GTGCGTCGCTCCCACCCGAAGCTAACACCGCCACACGTATTGTATCTCTGCGGCAACTCATTCACGAACGCCGGGGGACCAGGCATACTGCCGCCCCTGTCTACACTACAGACATCTTATAAGAAACTAGTGGAATTATGCACGCCGACCACGCTTGGACAGTTTTGG TTGCAAGATTCTCAATACTACTCGATCCTGGACGCGAGCCGGTGGCTGCGCTACGTGGCCAACTGCATCGCGTTCGCAGACGACGCCGCCACGCATCTCGCTAACAACGTCACTGTTGTCTTACAAGAAG GTGACGGTGTAGATTATTCGTCAGTGGTGTCATGCCTCACACAATTGCTAGTCGACCCACACTTCAGAACAATATCGGGCTTCCAGTCACTCATACAGAAGGAATGGATCGCGTTAGGACACCCGTTCTGCGATCG ATTCGGTCTACCCCGTCCTGGCAACCCAAAAGAGTCCACAGCCAAAGAGGTGACGTCAGCTCAGACAGCCCCCGTGTTACTTTTATACCTGGACTGCGTGTGGCAACTCCTGCAGCAGTTCCCGGCACACTTCCAGTTCACGGAGACCTATCTGACGACCCTGTGGGACTGTGCACATAATCATATATTCGATACCTTCCTGTTTAATTGTGCGAGGGATAGAGAGCTCGCTGTTGCaaag AACTTCGTTCAGCGGCCGGTGTGGGACTGGGGCGAGCAGTTTTCAGAACAAGACAAGGCGTTGTTCTACAACCCGCTGTACATGGGCGCCAAGCCGACTACTACTCCCTCACAGAGGCTAT CACAATCTTCGCTACCAAACAAATCGGCGACTGAACTGAACCGACTAGAGCCCTGCACATCAGTAGCGGGCATGGAACTATGGTCCCAGTGCTACGAGCGCTGGCTGGCCCCACTCGACTCGCCGCAGTCGGGCACCATACAGTACCACGTGCACAACTACACCGCGCTGAAGCAG ATTCACCAACTAAACGAGAAGCTGACATCCCTATCCATCTTATCAAGTCGGCACTCCAACGGCGAGGAGTCGTCAGAATCCCAGCGAAAGCCGGTGTCCCGGTTCTATCCGTTCAGCGTGAACCGGTCAGACATAGTCACAGGTAACCTGGACGCTATGCAAGTCAGCCTTATAGACGCTAGTCAACTCCTGGACTCACAGTCACTACTTAACGCCCCCGACTAA